The proteins below are encoded in one region of Lytechinus pictus isolate F3 Inbred chromosome 11, Lp3.0, whole genome shotgun sequence:
- the LOC129271553 gene encoding G-protein coupled receptor GRL101-like, with protein MTFSKLPSLKTLLLRNNPIEHLKTGAFAGMKVLSSLLLSGCNISQIDAGAFENSSTIQTLNMRTNKITELKSDMFKGLHSLRELWLEENAISHIDPDVFSGLTSLRSLRLLENKLERGNRSSLKDLNALEELNLSFNPISFIERGSFDNMTRLRELHLVELQIKQLHLDTFTGLPSLEKLSTDDYRLCCLFKNITCSVINPTPLDSCSRLTHNDVLSIAVWLIGFGALFGNSVVIFVRFREERHGRNYVQRLFVTNLAFADFLMGVYMVTIASVDIFYGEWYFLSAPIWRESQLCRWAGFVALLSSESSVFLLALITVDRFICIIFPFGTVRFRSTSGRMGVGLVWTLSFTLSLAPLLTGLYNLDFYGLSDVCVGLPFNTYTERKGRIVYSSRDNIYQFIAHEETEQRPYWLYSVALFLGVNFILLILIFFCYLLIFLQVRRSAKITGSERMKREMRMTIKMALIVGTDFCCWMPVIIMGILSQTGVIDLPVSLYAWAVVFILPINSTVNPYLYSLVALCSRRKKDDFPMTGLSVNAISKIHH; from the exons ACTGCTAAGTGGCTGCAACATATCTCAAATAGATGCTGGTGCGTTCGAAAACAGCAGCACAATTCAAACATT AAATATGAGGACGAATAAAATAACTGAACTCAAGTCGGACATGTTTAAAGGACTCCACAGCTTGAGGGAACT GTGGTTGGAAGAAAATGCCATCTCCCATATCGATCCTGATGTATTCAGTGGACTCACATCATTGAGAAGTTT GAGGCTGCTCGAAAACAAACTCGAAAGGGGAAACCGGAGCTCACTGAAAGATCTCAATGCATTAGAAGAGTT gaatctcAGTTTTAATCCGATTAGTTTCATTGAGAGGGGGTCATTCGACAATATGACTCGACTTCGTGAACT TCACCTTGTTGAACTCCAGATAAAACAACTTCACTTGGACACATTCACTGGGTTACCATCCTTAGAGAAACT ATCTACCGATGACTATCGTTTGTGCTGTCTGTTCAAGAACATCACCTGTTCTGTCATCAACCCAACGCCTCTGGACTCCTGTTCCCGTTTGACGCATAACGATGTCCTCAGCATAGCAGTGTGGCTAATCGGATTTGGAGCTCTCTTCGGCAACTCTGTTGTCATATTCGTTCGTTTTAGAGAGGAGAGGCACGGCAGAAACTACGTACAAAGGCTCTTCGTCACCAACTTGGCCTTTGCTGATTTTCTGATGGGTGTGTACATGGTGACAATTGCTTCTGTTGATATCTTTTACGGCGAGTGGTACTTCCTTTCGGCACCAATCTGGCGTGAGTCTCAGCTCTGCCGATGGGCAGGGTTCGTGGCCTTGCTCTCAAGTGAAAGCTCTGTCTTCTTGCTTGCTCTCATCACCGTAGATCGCTTCATCTGCATCATCTTTCCCTTCGGAACAGTCCGTTTCCGGTCTACATCAGGTCGGATGGGAGTTGGACTGGTGTGGACTCTATCATTTACTCTCAGCCTGGCGCCACTCCTCACTGGCTTGTACAATTTAGACTTCTATGGTCTCTCAGATGTGTGCGTTGGGTTACCTTTCAATACATACACAGAAAGAAAGGGCCGCATCGTCTACTCATCACGCGACAACATTTACCAGTTCATCGCTCACGAGGAGACCGAACAACGTCCTTACTGGCTGTACTCTGTCGCTCTTTTCCTCGGTGTTAATTTCATTCTCCTAATCCTCATCTTCTTTTGCTACTTGTTGATCTTTCTCCAAGTACGAAGGTCGGCCAAGATCACTGGATCAGAGAGAATGAAGCGAGAGATGCGCATGACCATTAAGATGGCGCTGATCGTCGGTACCGATTTTTGTTGTTGGATGCCAGTCATCATCATGGGAATCTTGTCTCAGACAGGCGTGATCGACCTACCGGTATCCCTGTATGCATGGGCGGTGGTTTTTATCTTACCGATTAACTCCACTGTAAACCCATACCTTTATTCTTTGGTCGCTTTGTGCTCGCGCAGGAAGAAGGATGATTTTCCGATGACAGGTCTCAGTGTGAACGCTATATCGAAAATTCATCACTAA